From a single Bombus terrestris chromosome 17, iyBomTerr1.2, whole genome shotgun sequence genomic region:
- the LOC125386762 gene encoding uncharacterized protein LOC125386762 produces the protein MFNALKCNRMNCPGYMLPKTFFEQEQDYICKICESIVPYAEIEKILENIGIYLSTMKKNDIIACKEFINRRYESTLHPNHFYNIDVTIALAQLIGQQTGGLAAVEKDLLIEKIELCKKLDKLLKTLVPGNVFYLRNDN, from the coding sequence GAATTGTCCAGGATACATGTTACCAAAAACTTTTTTTGAACAGGAACAGGATTATATATGCAAAATTTGTGAATCAATTGTTCCTTATgcggaaattgaaaaaatattagaaaatattggtATATACCTTTCAACCATGAAGAAAAATGACATTATTGCatgtaaagaatttataaatcgtCGTTACGAAAGTACTCTCCACCCAAATCATTTTTACAACATTGATGTAACGATTGCTCTGGCTCAATTGATTGGACAACAAACTGGAGGATTAGCAGCAGTAGAAAAAGATCTTCTCATCGAGAAAATAGAATTATGCAAAAAACTGGATAAATTGCTCAAGACACTCGTTCCtggtaatgtattttatttaagaaatgataACTAA